Proteins encoded by one window of Seriola aureovittata isolate HTS-2021-v1 ecotype China chromosome 4, ASM2101889v1, whole genome shotgun sequence:
- the napab gene encoding N-ethylmaleimide-sensitive factor attachment protein, alpha b: MDNSGKEKEATALMTEAEKKVKSSQSFFGALFGGSSKLEEACDMYVRAANMYKMAKNWCAAGNAFSQAARLHLQMQSKHDAATNFIDAGNAFKKADPQEAINCLNRAIEIYTDMGRFTIAAKHHITIAEIYETELVDIDKAIAHYEQAADYYKGEESTSSANKCLLKVATYAAQLEQYQKAIEIYEQVGTHAMDSTLLKYSAKDHFFKAALCHFCVDMLNAKLAVQKYEEMFPAFSDSRECKLMKKLLDAYEEQNVEAYTDSVKEYDTISRLDQWLTTMLLRIKKTIQDDESDLR, from the exons ATGGATAATagtgggaaagaaaaagaagcaacgGCTCTAATGACTGAGGCCGAAAAGAAAGTAAAGTCATCGCAGTCGTTTTTCGGAGCGCTGTTTGG AGGCTCCTCCAAGCTGGAAGAGGCATGTGACATGTATGTGAGGGCAGCCAACATGTACAAAATGGCCAAAAATTGGTGTG ctgcaggaaatgCATTCTCCCAAGCTGCTCGCCTTCACCTGCAGATGCAGAGCAAACATGATGCAGCCACTAACTTCATAGATGCTGGAAACGCCTTCAAAAAAGCAGATCCACAAG agGCCATAAACTGCCTAAACCGAGCTATTGAGATTTACACCGACATG GGGCGTTTCACCATCGCAGCCAAACATCATATCACCATTGCTGAAATATATGAGACAGAGCTGGTGGACATCGACAAG GCCATTGCTCATTATGAACAAGCAGCAGATTATTACAAAGGGGAAGAATCCACCAG ttCAGCGAACAAGTGCCTTCTGAAAGTAGCAACCTACGCAGCTCAGCTGGAGCAGTACCAAAAAGCTATTGAGATCTATGAACAG GTCGGAACGCATGCAATGGACAGTACGCTCCTGAAATACAGTGCCAAGGATCACTTCTTCAAGGCAGCGCTCTGTCACTTCTGTGTAGACATGCTGAACGCAAAA CTTGCTGTGCAGAAGTACGAAGAAATGTTTCCAGCCTTTTCAGACTCGAGAGAATGCAAACTGATGAAG AAACTTCTAGATGCCTATGAAGAACAGAATGTGGAAGCCTACACTGATTCG GTGAAGGAATACGACACCATTTCACGGTTGGACCAGTGGCTCACCACCATGCTTCTCCGCATCAAGAAAACCATACAGGATGACGAGAGTGACCTCCGCTGA
- the b3gnt2l gene encoding N-acetyllactosaminide beta-1,3-N-acetylglucosaminyltransferase 2, with the protein MRHIHSFSAMVLLVTLFLILYSALHLETTYSRRAGPEDPLRHLSLQVQDSDVKTQSSKLESFTSPHPVVPNVSVSESFRQTIPQNQAYWNRLLYLSLRSLDKGKDPLRHDSHWSRCRETNQELLQTNVHDFMAYPALFKDFVQGMNCRSSPVLINQPNKCISSEGEGANQTFLLFAIKSAPGNFERRQAVRETWGREGVYHRGLRVRRVFLLGNSPLDDPDLGPLLSFEAKHFGDLLQWDFQESLLNLTLKMNMFLQWTLKHCPHVSFVFSGDDDVFVNTQVLLSYLLSLKGSKASQLYVGHVISTANPLRDPNIKYYIPLSFYDGPYPAYAGGGGFLISGVLLQPLYSVSRVIPFFPIDDVYTGMCTKALGVSPEAHAGFQTFDIKEQDRENLCVHKELILIHQRSPPQMKKLWKGIHSPLLTC; encoded by the coding sequence ATGAGACACATTCACTCCTTCAGTGCTATGGTTCTCCTTGTCActttatttctgattttataCTCAGCCCTACACCTAGAGACGACTTACAGTCGCAGGGCTGGACCAGAGGACCCCCTGAGGCATCTTAGCCTCCAGGTGCAAGACAGCGATGTGAAAACACAATCCTCCAAGCTGGAAAGTTTCACCAGTCCTCACCCTGTTGTCCCCAACGTGTCTGTTTCTGAAAGCTTCAGACAGACCATCCCTCAAAATCAAGCGTACTGGAACCGTCTGCTGTACTTGTCCCTGAGGAGTCTGGACAAGGGGAAAGACCCTCTCAGACATGACTCCCATTGGTCTCGCTGCAGGGAGACAAATCAAGAGCTTCTGCAAACCAATGTGCACGACTTCATGGCCTACCCTGCCTTATTCAAGGACTTTGTGCAGGGCATGAACTGCAGGTCCTCTCCAGTCCTGATCAATCAACCTAACAAGTGCATCTCCAGCGAAGGGGAGGGGGCCAACCAGACCTTCCTGCTGTTCGCCATCAAATCAGCTCCAGGGAACTTTGAGCGGAGACAGGCGGTGCGGGAGACCTGGGGCCGAGAGGGGGTGTATCACAGAGGACTGAGGGTGCGCAGAGTATTCCTCCTGGGTAACTCCCCGCTGGATGACCCTGACCTCGGCCCACTGCTGTCATTTGAAGCAAAACATTTTGGGGACCTCTTGCAGTGGGATTTCCAAGAATCCCTTTTGAACCTGACGCTTAAAATGAACATGTTCCTCCAGtggacactgaaacactgtccCCATGTCTCCTTCGTCTTCAGTGGGGATGATGATGTATTTGTCAACACGCAGGTATTGCTCAGCTACCTGCTGTCTCTGAAGGGCTCTAAAGCATCTCAGTTGTATGTTGGACATGTCATAAGTACAGCAAATCCACTCAGAGACCCCAACATCAAATACTACATCCCTCTGAGCTTCTATGACGGCCCGTATCCTGCTTATGCAGGTGGAGGCGGCTTTCTTATCTCTGGAGTCTTGCTGCAGCCCCTATATTCAGTTTCTCGTGTCATTCCTTTCTTCCCCATTGATGATGTCTACACTGGGATGTGCACTAAGGCTCTGGGAGTTTCTCCTGAGGCGCATGCAGGCTTTCAGACCTTTGACATCAAGGAGCAGGATCGTGAGAATCTGTGTGTACATAAAGAGCTTATCCTGATTCACCAGCGCTCGCCACCGCAGATGAAGAAGTTGTGGAAGGGCATTCACAGCCCCTTGTTGACTTGTTGA
- the bckdha gene encoding 2-oxoisovalerate dehydrogenase subunit alpha, mitochondrial, whose protein sequence is MAAVSSMNKMYGVCFHAVRQTAGLKASRLLQHRAFRVSAVHRQQPFDSSLEKPQFPGASAEFVDQLEFIQPNVISGIPVYRVMDRQGNIINPSQDPQLSKETVLNFYQKMTLLNTMDRILYESQRQGRISFYMTNYGEEGTHIGSAAALDPSDMVFGQYREAGVLMYRGFPLDLFMAQCYANADDLGKGRQMPVHYGSRDLNFVTISSPLATQIPQAAGAAYAVKRENMNRAVICYFGEGAASEGDAHAGFNFSATLECPLIFFCRNNGYAISTPTNEQYRGDGIAARGPGYGMLSIRVDGNDVFAVYNATKEARRRAVAENQPFLIEAMTYRIGHHSTSDDSSAYRSVDEVNYWDKQDHPISRLRHYMTTRGWWSEDDERSWRKQSRKTVMEAFERAERRLKPNPDLLFTDVYQEMTPNLDKQRESLWRHVQQYKEHYPLDLYDK, encoded by the exons ATGGCGGCTGTGAGCAGCATGAACAAAATGTATGGAGTGTGTTTCCACGCTGTTCGTCAAACGGCAGGACTGAAGGCATCAAGGCTGCTTCAACACAGAGCCTTCAGAGTCAGT GCTGTGCACCGGCAGCAGCCCTTTGACTCATCGCTGGAAAAGCCACAGTTCCCTGGAGCCTCAGCTGAGTTTGTGGATCAGCTTGAGTTCATCCAGCCCAATGTCATCTCTGGCATCCCAGTGTACCGGGTGATGGACAGGCAAGGAAATATCATCAACCCCTCTCAAGACCCTCAG CTCTCCAAAGAGACTGTTTTGAACTTTTACCAGAAGATGACTCTGCTGAACACAATGGACCGCATTCTTTATGAGTCTCAGAGACAG GGTCGGATCTCCTTCTACATGACCAACTATGGTGAGGAGGGGACACATATTGGTAGTGCTGCTGCTCTTGACCCAAGTGACATGGTCTTTGGTCAATACAGAGAAGCTG GAGTGTTGATGTACCGTGGTTTTCCTCTGGATCTGTTCATGGCTCAGTGTTATGCCAACGCTGATGACCTTGGCAAGGGTCGGCAGATGCCTGTCCACTACGGCTCCAGAGACCTGAACTTTGTcaccatctcctctcctctggccaCTCAGATTCCTCAAG CGGCTGGAGCTGCATATGCAGtcaagagagaaaacatgaaccGTGCTGTAATCTGTTATTTCGGAGAGGGAGCAGCCAGTGAAGGGGACGCACACGCTGGCTTCAACTTCTCTGCCACCCTTGAGTGCCCACTGATATTCTTCTGTCGAAACAACGGCTACGCCATCTCTACCCCCACCAACGAGCAGTACAGGGGAGATGGCATTG CTGCTCGAGGTCCAGGTTACGGTATGCTGTCCATCCGTGTCGATGGCAACGATGTGTTTGCTGTGTACAATGCTACAAAGGAAGCTCGCCGCAGAGCTGTGGCTGAGAACCAGCCCTTCCTCATTGAGGCTATGACCTACAG AATTGGCCACCACAGCACCAGTGACGACAGCTCAGCTTACCGCTCAGTGGACGAGGTGAACTACTGGGACAAGCAGGACCATCCCATCTCCAGGCTGAGACATTACATGACGACCCGCGGCTGGTGGAGCGAAGATGAcgagaggagctggaggaagcaGTCCCGCAAGACGGTGATGGAGGCATTCGAGAGGGCCGAGAGGCGCCTGAAGCCCAATCCCGATTTGCTGTTCACAGATGTGTACCAGGAGATGACGCCCAACCTGGACAAGCAGAGAGAATCCCTGTGGAGGCACGTGCAGCAGTACAAAGAGCACTACCCGCTGGACCTGTATGACAAATAA